GTGGTATCGGCTTGAATCAGTAGCCCGAGCTCACCGTTCCAGTGCAGGTCCAACGTCTCATTGAACGCCCGGAACGCGAAGTTATCGCCGTAGTCGCATCTCATCTGGGCTACCAGCTCCTTGAGCTCTGCGGCAGTGACCTCGGACTTCTCATCAAGACCGTCTCTCCACTCCTCAGCCAGTACGAAGAAACGCTCCTGCTCTGAGATGGCGCCCAGCACCTCATCAAGCGAAGTCAATCGTCTAACTTGTGCCATGGTCCTTGCCCTGTTTGCTGAGACTGACGAGCGCCTTCATCGAACCAGATGTCTTCAGGGAGTCGAGAACCGCCTCCAGTGCCTTATCCTCAAAGGCAAAGTCCAGGCTAAGCGTCTCAGGCTTACCCTGCGTCTCGACGGTGAGAGCATCATCCGCGATAAGGTCATAGGTTTCCACCAGGTCGGCGACAGCGCCGATACCGGCAAGCTGTTTGTCGTTCTCGGCCAAGCGCCCATACTGCTTCACTGTCAGCCGTGTTACACCAATCGTTACCTTGCCCAGGCCCCTGGTTTTGCCGAACCCCAGCTTCTGCGCGCCCGAGTTCAGGTCGTCGAACACGTACAGGAGCAATCCAAGCTGCCAGAGCTGGTAGTTGCGCAGGGCAATCCGAGTATGGAATTCGCCGCCAGTGAGCACTTCAAGGTCAAATACCGCGCCAGTCTTGACCGTGCCCTTCTTGCGGTCAATGCCGATACCCGGCCTGACCTGCAGGTACTTCTCAGTTTCCGTGATCCCTTTCTGCCGCTCCTCAGGTTTGGCATCAACCGGCCACGGAAAAGCGTCGGAGAAGAAAACACG
This portion of the candidate division WOR-3 bacterium genome encodes:
- a CDS encoding RAMP superfamily CRISPR-associated protein, whose translation is MNSVGLKALYNQAMLDIVIKPDGPILIKAADNLDATKPDMQFTRLRTPAGDTVYLPGSSLKGVIRSCAERLLRTQGIATCDPLGGDRCRGESGKQKLHYSRHCYACRTFGSTDLASRVFFSDAFPWPVDAKPEERQKGITETEKYLQVRPGIGIDRKKGTVKTGAVFDLEVLTGGEFHTRIALRNYQLWQLGLLLYVFDDLNSGAQKLGFGKTRGLGKVTIGVTRLTVKQYGRLAENDKQLAGIGAVADLVETYDLIADDALTVETQGKPETLSLDFAFEDKALEAVLDSLKTSGSMKALVSLSKQGKDHGTS